The following are encoded in a window of Bos indicus isolate NIAB-ARS_2022 breed Sahiwal x Tharparkar chromosome 21, NIAB-ARS_B.indTharparkar_mat_pri_1.0, whole genome shotgun sequence genomic DNA:
- the IDH2 gene encoding isocitrate dehydrogenase [NADP], mitochondrial, with product MAGYLRVVRSLCRASGSGSAWAPAALTAPNLQEQPRRHYADKRIKVAKPVVEMDGDEMTRIIWQFIKEKLILPHVDVQLKYFDLGLPNRDQTNDQVTIDSALATQKYSVAVKCATITPDEARVEEFKLKKMWKSPNGTIRNILGGTVFREPIICKNIPRLVPGWTKPITIGRHAHGDQYKATDFVVDRAGTFKVVFTPKDGSGPKEWEVYNFPAGGVGMGMYNTDESISGFAHSCFQYAIQKKWPLYMSTKNTILKAYDGRFKDIFQAIFEKHYKTEFDKHKIWYEHRLIDDMVAQVLKSSGGFVWACKNYDGDVQSDILAQGFGSLGLMTSVLVCPDGKTIEAEAAHGTVTRHYREHQKGRPTSTNPIASIFAWTRGLEHRGKLDGNQDLIRFAQTLEKVCVETVESGAMTKDLAGCIHGLSNVKLNEHFLNTSDFLDTIKSNLDRALGQQ from the exons ATGGCTGGTTACCTGCGAGTCGTACGCTCGCTCTGCAGAGCCTCTGGCTCCGGGTCGGCCTGGGCGCCAGCAGCCTTGACAGCCCCCAACTTGCAAGAGCAGCCGCGGCGCCACT ATGCCGACAAGAGGATCAAGGTGGCGAAGCCAGTGGTGGAGATGGACGGCGATGAGATGACCCGTATTATCTGGCAGTTCATCAAAGAGAAG CTCATCCTGCCCCACGTGGACGTCCAGCTCAAGTATTTCGACCTGGGGCTCCCGAACCGTGACCAGACCAATGATCAGGTCACCATCGACTCTGCGTTGGCCACCCAGAAGTACAGTGTGGCTGTGAAGTGTGCCACCATCACCCCCGACGAGGCCCGTGTGGAAG AGTTCAAGCTGAAGAAGATGTGGAAGAGCCCCAATGGAACCATCCGGAACATCCTCGGGGGAACGGTCTTCCGGGAGCCCATCATCTGTAAGAACATCCCGCGTCTCGTCCCTGGCTGGACCAAGCCCATCACCATTGGCAGGCATGCCCACGGCGACCAG TACAAAGCCACAGACTTTGTGGTTGACCGGGCTGGCACATTCAAGGTGGTCTTCACCCCGAAGGATGGCAGCGGCCCTAAGGAATGGGAGGTGTACAACTTTCCTGCTGGTGGCGTGGGCATGGGCATGTATAACACGGATGAG TCCATCTCAGGTTTTGCACACAGCTGCTTCCAGTATGCCATCCAGAAGAAGTGGCCACTCTACATGAGCACCAAGAACACCATCCTGAAAGCTTACGACGGGCGCTTCAAGGACATCTTCCAGGCCATCTTTGAGAA GCACTACAAGACTGAGTTCGACAAACATAAGATCTGGTACGAGCACCGGCTCATTGATGACATGGTGGCTCAGGTCCTCAAGTCCTCAGGCGGCTTTGTGTGGGCCTGCAAGAACTACGATGGAGACGTGCAGTCGGACATCCTGGCCCAGG GCTTTGGCTCCCTTGGTCTGATGACGTCCGTGCTGGTCTGCCCGGATGGGAAGACCATTGAGGCTGAGGCTGCTCATGGCACAGTCACCCGCCACTATCGGGAGCACCAGAAG GGCCGGCCGACCAGCACCAACCCCATCGCCAGCATCTTTGCCTGGACGCGTGGCCTAGAACACCGGGGCAAGTTGGATGGGAACCAGGACCTCATCAG GTTCGCCCAGACCCTGGAGAAGGTGTGCGTCGAGACGGTGGAGAGCGGAGCCATGACCAAGGACCTGGCGGGCTGCATCCACGGCCTCAGCAA TGTGAAGCTGAACGAACACTTCCTGAACACCTCGGACTTCCTGGACACCATCAAGAGCAACCTGGACAGAGCTCTGGGCCAGCAGTAG